A single region of the bacterium genome encodes:
- a CDS encoding VOC family protein, whose translation MVTINPYLSFAGNTEEAFQFYKSIFGGDFSAVMQWKDLPDAGKVSDAERQKIMHISLPISEKNILMASDALESRGEKIVAGNNFYLAVNTESKEEANKIFKGLSAGGTVILPQQNTFWGSYFGMLTDKFGIQWMVSYELKK comes from the coding sequence ATGGTAACAATCAATCCTTATTTGAGTTTTGCCGGAAACACGGAAGAGGCATTTCAGTTTTACAAATCGATATTTGGAGGAGATTTTTCAGCTGTAATGCAGTGGAAGGATCTTCCTGATGCAGGGAAAGTATCCGACGCTGAGCGGCAAAAAATCATGCATATCTCTCTGCCAATCAGCGAAAAGAACATTCTCATGGCTTCTGATGCGTTGGAATCTCGAGGAGAAAAAATCGTCGCAGGCAACAATTTTTACCTTGCCGTTAACACGGAAAGCAAAGAGGAAGCTAACAAAATTTTTAAAGGACTCTCAGCAGGCGGAACAGTCATCTTGCCGCAACAAAATACTTTCTGGGGTTCCTATTTTGGAATGCTGACCGACAAGTTCGGAATCCAATGGATGGTAAGTTACGAGTTGAAAAAATAG
- a CDS encoding transcriptional regulator NrdR has protein sequence EVGSYIMESLRRLDKVAFVRFASVYREFKDISEFMDELKTLLNER, from the coding sequence GAAGTGGGCTCTTACATCATGGAATCCCTCCGGCGGCTCGACAAAGTTGCCTTCGTCCGATTTGCTTCGGTTTATCGTGAATTCAAAGACATCAGTGAATTCATGGATGAACTGAAGACCCTCCTGAACGAACGGTAA